The genomic interval ATCTGTCCCAGCGCTATCGCTGCAGTGCCACGCAACGACCATAAACGCGCGTGATGCATCAGGTCCTTCAGTAGTGGAACGGCCTCCTTGACTCGCCACTCCCCCAGTAGTTGAGCAGCAACTCCCTGTACATCAACACCACGGTCGCTGCTCGGGGGAGCCGCCAGCGCACGCAGCAAATAGGGTATTGCTGTCGGTCCTACGCACTCCCGCAAGATTTCCCGCTGCTCGAACTTGCCGCCAAGGTCAGCCATTGAGTAAATGATATCCTCGATCGCCTGTGGTAAACTCTTTCCTTCCGTGCGCATTTGCCAGTATACCAAAACCGGGTCAGGTTCTCGTGCCTCAAGGGGTATGAAAGCAGCCGGCACACTGGCACAACCCGCCTGGTAAGGCGTGAACCTTGCCAGCTCACGCTCCAACACAGGCATCGCGCGTCTGTCACCAAGCCATGCAAGCGCTCGGATGAGGTGAATCACCCACGGATTGCCGTCCCACCAGGGGCGGTTGCACAGGTCAGTCAGGACAGGTACTGACTCCTGTGCCCCAACTGCAGCCAGCGCGCGCGCTGCCTCCACCACACGCTCAACATAGTCTATCACCTCGTCCGACTTCTCCCATGGCGGCTCCGGTGACTGCACCCAGCGTATCATTTCCCGAACGTAGGCGTCTCTACCCTTCGCCCGATAACGGATGCGCTCGATGGTCAAATCGATAACATGCGCTATCTGCTTCTTGCTGGAATAGTTCACACCGCCTTGGCGATACTGCGCCGACATGCTTTGCAGGGCAGGGA from Bacillota bacterium carries:
- a CDS encoding HEAT repeat domain-containing protein translates to MKRLAFMLWMLSALACHCGMADSPLKLPQRMRMPALVLPETPREWVELYILAQNQPAKLLFYVDPKTCYGLEKRQPPLPQVGISGLNRLYALRLLGDSGGIEMIPALQSMSAQYRQGGVNYSSKKQIAHVIDLTIERIRYRAKGRDAYVREMIRWVQSPEPPWEKSDEVIDYVERVVEAARALAAVGAQESVPVLTDLCNRPWWDGNPWVIHLIRALAWLGDRRAMPVLERELARFTPYQAGCASVPAAFIPLEAREPDPVLVYWQMRTEGKSLPQAIEDIIYSMADLGGKFEQREILRECVGPTAIPYLLRALAAPPSSDRGVDVQGVAAQLLGEWRVKEAVPLLKDLMHHARLWSLRGTAAIALGQIGSPEAVDALIAAADLQQESEFLAAVADALGYLRDARAEAALMNLLKHPDANVRYSAAKAIESSGTIRILPELEQRADQETVGSVRRALVQAIERIRGQ